The proteins below come from a single Stomoxys calcitrans chromosome 1, idStoCalc2.1, whole genome shotgun sequence genomic window:
- the LOC131994187 gene encoding uncharacterized protein LOC131994187 isoform X2, whose protein sequence is MADIIKENVAMKECPEESLMAKNAVKGEGDEKNESETYQEQFLKDLEKESVGSERKSKTSSLKKLFRLPTKKSLEKSGVPSGQDNLNMNQDPNDGEGEDEMVSGSVSGEKRLNRVRLRLEGIYRHDSKSKMNLDSSASQMTLKSSLSNVWNNVFKKKKSKPESDDVMKTNVLGSNDECRHSLEEDMHALEITEDPNEH, encoded by the exons atgGCTGACATCATCAAAGAAAACGTGGCTATGAAGGAATGTCCAGAAGAAAGCCTTATGGCTAAGAACGCAGTGAAGGGAGAGGGAGATGagaaaaatgaaagtgaaactTATCAGGAACAATTTCTCAAGGATCTTGAAAAAGAAAGCGTTGGTAGTGAACGTAAATCGAAAACATCTTCTCTGAAGAAACTCTTCCGCTTGCCAACCAAAAAATCTTTAGAAAAATCTGGTGTCCCAAGTGGGCAAGATAATTTGAATATGAACCAAGATCCAAATGATGGCGAAGGTGAAGATGAGATGGTAAGTGGCAGTGTGTCCGGCGAAAAGCGTTTAAATCGTGTAAGGCTACGTTTGGAAGGGATATACCGTCATG ATAGCAAATCTAAGATGAATCTTGACAGCAGTGCTTCTCAAATGACACTGAAATCATCTTTGTCCAATGTATGGAATAATGTTTTCAAAAAGAAGAAATCGAAGCCAGAGTCTGATGATGTTATGAAAACCAACGTCTTGGGATCTAATGATGAATGCCGCCATTCATTGGAAGAAGACATGCATGCCTTAGAAATAACTGAAGATCCAAATGAACACTAG
- the LOC131994187 gene encoding uncharacterized protein LOC131994187 isoform X1: protein MADIIKENVAMKECPEESLMAKNAVKGEGDEKNESETYQEQFLKDLEKESVGSERKSKTSSLKKLFRLPTKKSLEKSGVPSGQDNLNMNQDPNDGEGEDEMVSGSVSGEKRLNRVRLRLEGIYRHANTSDSKSKMNLDSSASQMTLKSSLSNVWNNVFKKKKSKPESDDVMKTNVLGSNDECRHSLEEDMHALEITEDPNEH from the exons atgGCTGACATCATCAAAGAAAACGTGGCTATGAAGGAATGTCCAGAAGAAAGCCTTATGGCTAAGAACGCAGTGAAGGGAGAGGGAGATGagaaaaatgaaagtgaaactTATCAGGAACAATTTCTCAAGGATCTTGAAAAAGAAAGCGTTGGTAGTGAACGTAAATCGAAAACATCTTCTCTGAAGAAACTCTTCCGCTTGCCAACCAAAAAATCTTTAGAAAAATCTGGTGTCCCAAGTGGGCAAGATAATTTGAATATGAACCAAGATCCAAATGATGGCGAAGGTGAAGATGAGATGGTAAGTGGCAGTGTGTCCGGCGAAAAGCGTTTAAATCGTGTAAGGCTACGTTTGGAAGGGATATACCGTCATG caaatacTTCAGATAGCAAATCTAAGATGAATCTTGACAGCAGTGCTTCTCAAATGACACTGAAATCATCTTTGTCCAATGTATGGAATAATGTTTTCAAAAAGAAGAAATCGAAGCCAGAGTCTGATGATGTTATGAAAACCAACGTCTTGGGATCTAATGATGAATGCCGCCATTCATTGGAAGAAGACATGCATGCCTTAGAAATAACTGAAGATCCAAATGAACACTAG